One part of the Polycyclovorans algicola TG408 genome encodes these proteins:
- a CDS encoding superoxide dismutase: MALTLPELPYALDALAPHMSKETLEYHYGKHHKAYVDNGNKLIAGTEFENASLEDIVKKSSGKIFNNAAQVWNHTFFWNGLSPTPTTPGKKVTDALVKAFGGLDDFKKQFTEAAIGTFGSGWAWLVQNSDGSLEITTTTGAGNPLTAGKKPLLTADVWEHAYYIDYRNARPTYLEHYWALVNWDFVEKNLG; the protein is encoded by the coding sequence ATGGCTTTGACCCTTCCCGAATTGCCCTATGCCCTCGACGCCCTCGCGCCGCACATGTCCAAGGAAACGCTGGAATACCACTACGGCAAGCATCACAAGGCCTACGTGGACAATGGCAACAAGCTGATTGCCGGCACCGAATTTGAAAACGCCAGCCTCGAAGACATCGTCAAGAAATCGAGTGGCAAGATTTTCAATAATGCCGCCCAGGTCTGGAACCACACCTTTTTCTGGAACGGCCTGTCACCGACGCCAACCACGCCCGGTAAGAAAGTCACCGACGCGCTGGTCAAGGCCTTCGGTGGTCTCGACGACTTCAAGAAGCAGTTCACCGAAGCGGCCATCGGCACCTTCGGCTCCGGTTGGGCCTGGCTGGTGCAGAACAGCGACGGTAGCCTGGAAATCACCACCACCACCGGCGCCGGCAATCCGCTGACCGCTGGCAAGAAGCCGCTGCTGACCGCCGATGTGTGGGAGCACGCTTACTACATTGACTACCGCAACGCCCGTCCGACCTACCTCGAACATTACTGGGCGTTGGTCAACTGGGACTTTGTCGAGAAGAATCTCGGCTGA